A window of Haliscomenobacter hydrossis DSM 1100 contains these coding sequences:
- a CDS encoding carboxylesterase/lipase family protein, which yields MKQFSTILFLSLWATLFFAQTTVSTTYGPISGSTEEGTLAFKGIPYAKPPVGNLRWQAPQAPSAWTTAKMATAFAPKCPQKNFESTNPDTAIIEGQEDCLYLNVWTPALSGKRPVMFFIHGGGNQQGSASETVNGTLLYTGKFLASRKDVVVVTINYRLGALGYLAHPAVAAASTSKTSGNYGTMDQVFALEWVKNNIERFGGDPNNVMVFGESAGAVNTSVLLTVPSAKNLFHRAGIQSGSPIASPYLLGENFGKSFASRMGCATGTLEQQLACLKALPIDKIIAELESPLSGGKVSLGWGPVVDGLVIPKDPASVILSGQHHKMPVMLGSNADEMSASSPLVVTPAQVRTLFDTQVPEAYEAEGLTLYPPGTTNAQARQSYIQALTDAQFTAPARRLARGLDLFQTEPVWRYLFSHSQAGLGSIYGAAHGLELAFIFQSVEETNYGKGAFYNNNDKVVAKAMLDYWTNFARTGNPNSSGLTIWPTYDWQKDPYLDIKSPVASAEGLRTQKSDYWDRARGVSTSTRQPLSLLGVNMKMPTLYQEGARVSLSLEEDLTLQIEVYNLLGQKISTVFQGNLSAGEHLLALKIPEAARGMLLLRAQAGGRSLGVKIWKE from the coding sequence ATGAAACAATTTTCCACCATCCTATTCCTGAGTCTATGGGCGACGCTGTTTTTTGCCCAAACTACTGTCAGCACCACCTACGGCCCCATTTCCGGCAGCACCGAAGAAGGAACCCTGGCCTTTAAAGGAATTCCCTACGCCAAACCACCCGTAGGAAACCTGCGCTGGCAAGCCCCCCAAGCCCCCAGCGCCTGGACGACGGCCAAAATGGCTACCGCCTTCGCGCCCAAATGTCCCCAAAAAAACTTCGAGTCCACCAATCCCGATACGGCCATCATTGAAGGGCAAGAGGATTGTTTGTACCTCAACGTCTGGACACCTGCCCTCAGTGGCAAACGCCCCGTGATGTTTTTCATCCACGGTGGCGGCAACCAACAAGGCTCCGCTTCGGAAACCGTCAATGGAACCCTCTTGTACACCGGGAAATTCCTGGCCTCGCGTAAAGATGTGGTGGTCGTGACCATCAATTATCGCCTCGGTGCGCTGGGGTATTTGGCTCACCCGGCCGTGGCTGCGGCTAGTACCTCCAAAACCTCCGGCAATTACGGCACCATGGATCAGGTGTTTGCCCTGGAATGGGTCAAAAACAACATCGAACGTTTTGGTGGCGACCCCAACAACGTCATGGTATTTGGCGAGTCGGCTGGCGCAGTGAATACCTCCGTCCTGCTCACGGTGCCTTCCGCCAAAAACTTGTTTCACCGTGCAGGTATCCAGAGTGGTTCACCCATTGCCTCACCTTATTTGCTGGGCGAAAATTTCGGCAAATCTTTTGCCTCGCGCATGGGCTGCGCCACTGGAACTTTGGAACAACAGCTGGCTTGTTTGAAGGCCCTGCCCATTGATAAAATCATCGCTGAACTAGAAAGCCCCTTGTCCGGCGGAAAGGTGAGCCTCGGCTGGGGCCCCGTGGTGGATGGTTTGGTGATTCCCAAAGACCCCGCCTCGGTTATTTTGAGTGGACAACACCACAAAATGCCAGTCATGCTGGGTTCAAATGCCGATGAAATGTCGGCTTCCAGCCCCTTGGTCGTCACGCCCGCCCAGGTGCGTACCCTGTTTGACACCCAGGTTCCGGAAGCGTATGAAGCGGAAGGATTGACCCTGTATCCTCCGGGAACTACCAATGCCCAGGCGCGCCAGTCTTACATTCAGGCCTTGACCGATGCCCAATTTACGGCCCCGGCCCGGCGCTTGGCCCGCGGACTCGATCTGTTTCAAACCGAACCCGTTTGGCGCTACCTTTTTTCGCACAGCCAGGCGGGTTTGGGCAGCATTTACGGTGCAGCACATGGCCTGGAATTGGCCTTTATTTTTCAAAGTGTCGAAGAAACGAACTACGGCAAAGGTGCCTTTTACAACAACAACGACAAAGTAGTGGCCAAAGCCATGCTGGATTATTGGACCAATTTTGCGCGTACCGGCAACCCCAATAGCAGTGGCCTGACCATTTGGCCGACCTACGATTGGCAAAAAGACCCCTACCTCGACATCAAATCCCCCGTAGCCAGCGCGGAAGGCTTGCGTACGCAAAAAAGTGATTATTGGGACCGTGCAAGGGGGGTAAGCACCTCAACTCGCCAGCCTTTGTCACTATTGGGCGTAAACATGAAGATGCCAACGCTTTATCAAGAGGGAGCACGGGTGAGTTTGAGTCTGGAAGAAGACCTGACTTTGCAGATCGAGGTGTACAATTTATTGGGGCAAAAGATCAGTACGGTGTTTCAGGGGAACCTGAGTGCAGGGGAGCATTTGTTGGCCTTGAAGATTCCGGAAGCGGCAAGGGGGATGTTGCTGCTGCGGGCGCAGGCTGGAGGGAGGAGTTTGGGCGTGAAGATTTGGAAGGAGTAG
- a CDS encoding T9SS type A sorting domain-containing protein yields MKKHLFRATALLLWFTTCCTFSAYAQPWVDLMEKGDKASFEAAKNQFKEFWKDKTPEKGKGYKPFLRWQNYWEDRLMPDGSLPKAGTTEEEFKNYQKARGFAPGEVTSSLTPVGTWSPMGPTSSTGGYAGIGRLNAIAFDPTNSSIIYVGSAGGGVWKTTNGGTSWTALTDFGPSLGVSSILVDPATPNTIYLSTGDGDGRDSPSVGILKSTDGGATWSTTGLNWVRSDVRYTRKLVKNPSGRILVATSIGIFYTDDAGANWTQANTGVFYDLEQMPGSAGTFYATAVNGTTAQVFRSTDNGVTWTQVHSLTASNRAELTVSPANTDYVGVVYSKSSDSGFNGFYSSTNGGTAWALKASTPNLLGWNATGNDAGGQGWYDLTIVTDPTNANVIYLGGVNTWKSTNGGTSWTINTMWTSSGSVPVVHADKHALEFQNNTTLFQGNDGGIYRTTNGGTSWTDLTNTMAISQLYRLGVAQTSATLIGGLQDNGTKLRSATGTWTDEIGGDGMDCAINPSNGNYMYGELYYGDIKRSANGGSTWTTIKPSTTEQGGWITPFALAPSAPATIYIGFKNIWKSTTGTSSNVRWTKIGSNSTSGPSIRAIAVAPNNANVVYYSFDADLSAGAQLRKTTSGSNSWTTLTNPTNVGRVGSIAIDNTNSNNIWVTVSGYNAGQKVFKSTNGGSSWTNVTGTLPNIPANCVAYSNGSNGGVYLGMDVGVYYRDNTMSDWILFNAQLPNVEIADLEIQYSLGKIRAATYGRGVWESDLYGTTPFIAPEIASKLSDKELQNTNFKVYPNPAQDVLNVEFYAAEGGTSRLYILDLMGRVQTKDQVVEMVQGFNKVNLQINDLPNGIYYLTNGKGKSMRFVKTSSTAQP; encoded by the coding sequence ATGAAAAAACACTTGTTCAGAGCAACTGCTCTATTGTTATGGTTTACTACATGTTGTACTTTTTCTGCTTACGCCCAGCCCTGGGTGGATTTAATGGAAAAAGGAGACAAAGCAAGTTTTGAAGCGGCAAAAAACCAATTCAAGGAATTTTGGAAAGACAAAACGCCTGAAAAAGGTAAGGGTTACAAGCCTTTCTTGCGTTGGCAAAACTACTGGGAAGATCGTTTGATGCCGGATGGCTCGCTACCAAAAGCCGGAACCACCGAAGAAGAATTCAAAAACTACCAAAAAGCACGTGGTTTTGCCCCAGGAGAAGTGACCAGTTCACTGACCCCTGTAGGCACCTGGTCGCCAATGGGGCCAACCTCTTCTACCGGAGGTTATGCCGGGATTGGTCGCCTCAACGCCATTGCTTTTGATCCCACTAATTCCAGCATAATTTACGTTGGCAGCGCAGGCGGTGGGGTTTGGAAAACAACCAATGGAGGTACTTCCTGGACGGCACTTACTGATTTCGGACCCAGCCTTGGGGTTAGTTCCATCCTGGTTGACCCGGCTACTCCCAACACCATTTATCTCTCAACTGGCGATGGTGATGGTCGGGATTCCCCATCAGTAGGTATCCTCAAGTCGACTGATGGCGGTGCTACCTGGTCAACTACGGGGTTGAACTGGGTGCGTTCGGATGTACGCTACACCCGTAAATTGGTAAAAAACCCATCTGGAAGAATTCTAGTAGCGACTTCTATCGGAATTTTTTATACCGATGATGCTGGAGCCAATTGGACGCAAGCCAATACCGGGGTATTTTATGATCTCGAACAAATGCCTGGTTCAGCGGGTACTTTTTACGCCACCGCAGTCAATGGCACTACCGCACAAGTTTTTCGTTCTACGGACAATGGGGTTACCTGGACACAAGTCCATTCTTTGACCGCTTCTAATCGGGCTGAATTAACCGTTTCACCTGCAAACACCGATTATGTAGGTGTGGTATATTCCAAGTCTTCCGACAGTGGATTCAATGGTTTCTACTCTTCGACCAATGGGGGTACTGCCTGGGCGCTCAAAGCCTCTACGCCTAACTTGTTGGGTTGGAATGCGACCGGTAATGACGCGGGTGGACAAGGCTGGTACGACCTCACTATCGTTACTGACCCGACCAATGCCAATGTCATCTATCTAGGCGGTGTAAACACCTGGAAATCTACCAATGGGGGTACGTCCTGGACCATCAATACCATGTGGACTTCTTCGGGTTCTGTTCCAGTGGTCCACGCGGACAAGCACGCGTTGGAATTTCAAAACAATACTACCTTGTTTCAAGGCAACGACGGGGGGATCTATCGGACTACCAATGGGGGTACCAGCTGGACTGACCTCACCAACACCATGGCCATTAGCCAATTGTATCGTTTGGGTGTAGCCCAAACCAGCGCCACATTAATTGGTGGTTTGCAAGACAATGGCACCAAACTGCGGAGCGCTACCGGCACTTGGACGGATGAAATCGGTGGAGATGGAATGGATTGTGCCATCAACCCATCCAATGGTAATTACATGTATGGCGAATTGTACTATGGGGACATTAAACGCTCTGCCAATGGTGGTTCCACCTGGACGACGATAAAACCCAGTACAACCGAGCAAGGTGGTTGGATCACTCCATTTGCCCTGGCACCCAGTGCACCCGCAACCATCTACATTGGTTTCAAAAACATTTGGAAGTCGACCACGGGAACATCTTCAAATGTAAGATGGACAAAAATAGGCTCCAATTCTACCTCGGGTCCAAGCATTCGGGCTATTGCGGTGGCACCTAACAATGCCAATGTGGTCTATTATAGTTTTGATGCAGATCTGTCTGCAGGTGCTCAATTGAGAAAAACGACCAGCGGAAGCAATTCATGGACTACCCTGACCAACCCTACCAACGTAGGACGGGTTGGATCAATTGCGATCGACAATACCAACTCGAACAACATTTGGGTTACGGTCAGTGGCTATAATGCAGGCCAAAAAGTATTCAAGTCTACTAATGGGGGAAGCTCCTGGACCAATGTAACTGGTACGTTGCCGAATATTCCTGCCAACTGTGTAGCCTATTCAAATGGCAGCAACGGTGGAGTATACCTGGGTATGGATGTGGGTGTATACTACCGCGACAACACCATGAGTGATTGGATTTTGTTCAATGCCCAGTTGCCCAATGTAGAAATTGCTGACCTGGAAATCCAGTATAGTCTGGGCAAAATTCGCGCAGCGACTTACGGACGTGGAGTTTGGGAATCTGACCTTTACGGCACAACACCGTTTATTGCGCCAGAAATTGCCAGCAAGCTTTCGGATAAGGAATTGCAAAACACCAACTTCAAAGTGTATCCTAACCCTGCACAAGACGTGCTCAATGTTGAGTTCTATGCCGCAGAAGGTGGCACCAGCCGCTTGTACATTCTGGATTTGATGGGTAGAGTACAAACCAAGGATCAAGTTGTTGAAATGGTTCAAGGCTTTAATAAAGTCAATCTCCAGATCAACGATTTACCCAATGGCATCTACTACCTGACCAACGGGAAAGGCAAATCAATGCGCTTTGTCAAAACCTCATCTACTGCTCAACCGTAA
- a CDS encoding RNA polymerase sigma factor, whose product MSEKDLINACRQRDRRAQQALYDRFAPHMFGVCKRYVKTQEDAEDVLIEAFFKVLTNIEQYKGEGSFEGWIRRIVVNESLMALRKRVNFSQTLELTDIDVQVTTSVLQELVAKDILNLIDLLPIGYRTVFNLYVIEGYKHREIAQILGISINTSKSQLILSKKRLKSLLEQIRYPGIELFDIEEEEEEVEVPVKITTKP is encoded by the coding sequence GTGAGCGAAAAAGATCTCATTAATGCCTGCCGACAACGCGACCGCAGGGCTCAGCAAGCCCTGTACGACCGCTTTGCTCCCCATATGTTTGGGGTGTGCAAGCGGTATGTTAAAACCCAGGAAGACGCGGAAGATGTGTTGATAGAGGCGTTTTTCAAAGTGTTGACCAACATTGAGCAATACAAGGGCGAAGGAAGTTTTGAAGGCTGGATCCGCCGCATTGTGGTCAACGAATCCCTGATGGCCTTGCGCAAAAGGGTCAATTTTAGCCAAACACTGGAACTTACCGACATAGATGTACAAGTGACTACTTCCGTACTCCAAGAACTAGTGGCCAAAGACATTTTAAACCTCATCGACTTACTCCCCATTGGGTACCGCACCGTCTTTAACCTCTACGTGATCGAAGGCTACAAACACCGCGAGATTGCGCAGATCCTGGGCATTAGCATCAATACGTCCAAGTCGCAGTTGATCCTGTCCAAAAAACGACTGAAGAGTTTGCTTGAACAAATTCGTTACCCTGGGATTGAATTGTTTGACATTGAAGAGGAGGAAGAAGAAGTGGAAGTCCCAGTAAAAATAACTACCAAGCCATGA
- a CDS encoding S-adenosylmethionine:tRNA ribosyltransferase-isomerase gives MRVQDIRIEDYQYVLPEGRIAKYPLPLRDASKLLVAIDVASGFQEDIYANIHHYIPNGALMLFNNTKVIPARLHMAKPTGGMVEIFCLEPIGELSVEMARHGETTWKCFVGGAKKWKEGTVTAVWGTDSYREYLLSAEVIERTDTYFHIKFRWQPSEFTFAEVLSAIGQIPLPPYLDREAEELDRERYQTIYANLEGSVAAPTAGLHFTEKVFDDLRAKNIDLAYVTLHVGAGTFKPVSATTIGNHDMHAEYFDVSRYLIQDLYTAYSEKRPVIAVGTTTLRTLESLFLMGCKLLDASASLSNRASASLSNRASASLSDLSHEDLEIKQWDAYQLAHETTDVPRALSALLDWMDQQGLDRMVAKTQLLIAPGYTIRMISGLCTNFHQPGSTLLLLVAALMGNRWKEMYQYALEHDYRFLSYGDGCYIELKS, from the coding sequence ATGCGTGTTCAAGATATCCGAATTGAAGATTACCAATATGTTTTGCCGGAAGGGCGGATTGCAAAGTACCCTTTACCGCTAAGGGATGCCTCCAAATTGCTCGTTGCCATTGATGTCGCCTCTGGTTTTCAGGAAGATATTTATGCCAATATCCATCATTACATTCCCAATGGTGCCTTGATGCTTTTCAACAACACCAAGGTAATTCCTGCGCGTCTGCACATGGCCAAACCCACGGGTGGAATGGTGGAAATTTTTTGCCTGGAGCCCATTGGAGAGCTCAGTGTAGAAATGGCACGACACGGCGAAACCACCTGGAAATGTTTCGTCGGCGGGGCAAAAAAATGGAAAGAAGGTACGGTAACCGCAGTGTGGGGTACCGACAGTTACCGGGAATACTTGCTTTCTGCGGAAGTGATTGAACGAACCGACACCTACTTTCACATCAAATTTCGTTGGCAACCTTCTGAATTTACCTTCGCAGAAGTGCTCAGTGCCATTGGGCAGATTCCCTTACCCCCTTACCTGGATCGGGAAGCTGAAGAACTGGATCGGGAGCGCTACCAAACCATTTATGCCAATTTGGAAGGTTCGGTGGCTGCGCCTACTGCCGGATTGCACTTTACAGAAAAAGTTTTTGATGATTTGCGGGCAAAAAACATCGACCTTGCCTATGTGACCTTGCACGTAGGTGCCGGCACCTTCAAACCCGTAAGTGCAACCACCATTGGTAACCACGATATGCACGCCGAATATTTTGATGTCTCCCGGTACCTCATTCAGGATTTGTACACAGCCTACTCGGAGAAAAGACCAGTTATTGCGGTTGGAACGACTACGTTGAGAACCTTGGAAAGCCTGTTTTTGATGGGTTGCAAGTTGCTCGATGCTTCGGCTTCGCTCAGCAACCGCGCTTCGGCTTCGCTCAGCAACCGCGCTTCGGCTTCGCTCAGTGATCTATCACATGAAGACCTGGAGATCAAGCAGTGGGACGCCTACCAGCTTGCCCATGAAACAACGGATGTACCCCGTGCCCTGTCGGCTTTGTTGGATTGGATGGATCAGCAGGGGCTAGACCGCATGGTGGCAAAAACCCAATTGTTGATTGCTCCTGGGTATACAATCAGGATGATCAGTGGGTTGTGTACCAATTTTCACCAACCGGGAAGCACATTATTGCTGCTGGTCGCCGCACTCATGGGCAACAGGTGGAAAGAAATGTACCAATATGCCCTGGAGCACGACTACCGCTTCTTGAGTTATGGGGATGGGTGTTATATTGAGTTGAAAAGTTGA
- a CDS encoding valine--tRNA ligase, whose protein sequence is MSLSTRYTPQEIESKWYQHWLERRYFHSEPDDREPFTVVIPPPNVTGVLHMGHMLNNTIQDILIRKARLDGKNACWIPGTDHASIATEAKVVQQLRAQGIRKTDIGREAFLQHAFEWKDKYGGIILDQLKRLGASCDWERTRFTMEDSLSEAVIRVFVDLYGKKRIYRDWRITNWDPEAKTVLSNEEVIYSEENAQLFHLRYALEGDASQGIVIATQRPETIMADVAVAVHPDDERFQHLIGKNVLIPLIDRAIPIIADTYVDREFGTGALKITPAHDQNDYEIGQRFKLPVIDILTEDGKLNEKARILIGEDRFVARKKIRKLLEESGHLIKLEDYRTKIGRSERTSAVVEPRLTLQWFVDMKKFAHSALEAVRSGEVKFYPEHFWNMYNSWLNEDNVRDWCISRQLWWGQRIPAWYLATERMGEENHIFVADTAEDALAQAREKTGNADLSLADLRQEEDVVDTWFSSWLWPISVFDGFKTQEELKYYYPTSILVTGWDIMFFWVARMIMSGYEWAPELIPDVVKEKGAMPFRGVYFTGMVRDNLRRKMSKSLGNSPDALALLDNYGADGVRFGMLSSAAAGNDIIFDAPIGKDGVLNESKLCEQGRNFCNKMWNALRLIKSWEVTDKAVDGETEQVNQLAATWMEHKLNQTLAQVEVMFTEYRLSEALMTLYKFIWDDFCAWYLEMIKPAYEAPIDRQTLEQSIALFERMMTLLHPFMPFVTEEIWHQLRERPTGDDCVISTYLKAAAFDAVFIEKIERAKGLVTGVREIRNNNGLKQKELLKVFAQETPSSRELLVMEGLLPMVVKMASLEFLQITSAEISNGVAFLVGNEKFYVELEQAIDVEEERKRLQKELEYYQGFVKSVQNKLSNEKFVSGAPAEVVNKEKQKLADGEMKMKNLAEELGKLG, encoded by the coding sequence ATGTCCTTGTCCACACGTTACACCCCTCAAGAGATTGAAAGCAAGTGGTATCAACACTGGCTGGAGCGGCGATATTTCCATTCCGAACCCGACGACCGTGAGCCTTTTACCGTGGTGATCCCTCCGCCCAATGTCACCGGGGTGCTGCACATGGGGCATATGCTCAACAATACCATCCAGGACATCCTCATCCGCAAGGCGCGGTTGGATGGCAAAAACGCCTGTTGGATACCCGGTACCGACCACGCTTCGATTGCCACCGAAGCCAAAGTAGTACAACAGCTGCGCGCACAGGGCATCCGCAAAACCGACATCGGCCGCGAAGCTTTTTTACAACACGCCTTTGAGTGGAAAGACAAATACGGCGGCATCATTCTCGATCAGCTCAAACGCCTGGGCGCTTCCTGTGATTGGGAACGTACGCGTTTTACGATGGAAGATAGCCTGTCCGAGGCGGTGATCCGGGTGTTTGTAGACTTGTATGGCAAAAAAAGAATCTACCGCGACTGGCGCATCACCAACTGGGACCCTGAAGCGAAAACGGTACTCTCCAACGAAGAGGTGATTTACAGCGAGGAAAACGCGCAATTGTTTCACCTGCGCTATGCCTTAGAGGGCGACGCCAGTCAAGGCATCGTTATCGCTACCCAACGTCCGGAAACCATCATGGCCGACGTGGCTGTGGCCGTTCACCCCGACGATGAACGTTTTCAACACCTGATTGGCAAAAACGTACTGATCCCCCTGATCGATCGGGCTATTCCCATCATTGCCGACACTTATGTTGACCGTGAATTTGGAACTGGTGCCTTAAAAATCACCCCGGCGCACGATCAAAATGACTACGAAATCGGGCAACGTTTTAAGCTGCCCGTCATCGATATCCTGACTGAAGACGGTAAACTCAATGAAAAGGCCCGAATCCTGATTGGCGAAGACCGTTTTGTGGCCCGTAAAAAAATCCGCAAACTCCTCGAGGAATCCGGGCATTTGATCAAGCTGGAAGATTACCGCACTAAAATTGGCCGTTCCGAACGCACCAGTGCTGTAGTTGAACCCCGGCTGACCTTGCAGTGGTTTGTAGACATGAAAAAATTCGCCCACTCGGCCCTGGAAGCGGTACGCAGTGGTGAAGTGAAGTTTTATCCAGAACATTTCTGGAACATGTACAACTCCTGGCTCAACGAAGACAACGTCCGGGATTGGTGCATCTCCCGCCAGTTGTGGTGGGGTCAACGTATTCCCGCCTGGTACCTGGCCACAGAGCGTATGGGCGAAGAAAACCACATTTTTGTAGCCGACACTGCCGAAGATGCCCTGGCGCAAGCCCGCGAAAAAACGGGCAATGCCGACCTGAGCCTTGCAGATTTACGGCAAGAAGAAGACGTAGTGGATACTTGGTTTTCTTCCTGGTTGTGGCCCATTTCGGTTTTTGATGGTTTCAAAACCCAGGAGGAATTAAAATACTACTACCCGACCAGCATATTGGTGACGGGTTGGGACATCATGTTTTTCTGGGTAGCACGCATGATCATGTCGGGATACGAGTGGGCACCGGAATTGATCCCTGACGTGGTGAAGGAAAAAGGCGCCATGCCTTTCCGGGGCGTTTATTTCACGGGAATGGTACGTGACAATTTGCGCCGCAAAATGAGCAAATCTTTGGGCAACTCGCCCGACGCTTTGGCTTTGTTGGATAATTACGGTGCAGACGGCGTACGTTTTGGCATGTTGTCCAGCGCTGCTGCGGGCAATGACATCATTTTTGATGCACCCATTGGCAAAGACGGCGTACTCAACGAGAGTAAACTCTGCGAGCAAGGCCGCAATTTCTGCAATAAAATGTGGAATGCCCTGCGCCTGATCAAAAGTTGGGAAGTGACCGATAAAGCCGTTGATGGCGAAACCGAGCAAGTCAATCAACTGGCGGCAACCTGGATGGAGCATAAACTGAACCAGACCCTGGCTCAGGTGGAAGTGATGTTCACCGAATACCGCTTGTCAGAAGCTTTGATGACCTTGTACAAGTTCATTTGGGACGATTTCTGTGCTTGGTACCTGGAGATGATCAAACCGGCTTATGAGGCCCCCATTGATCGCCAGACCTTAGAGCAGAGCATCGCCCTTTTCGAGCGCATGATGACGCTCTTACACCCCTTTATGCCCTTTGTGACGGAGGAAATTTGGCACCAATTGCGCGAACGCCCCACAGGGGACGATTGTGTGATCAGTACCTATCTCAAAGCTGCTGCTTTTGACGCTGTTTTTATTGAAAAAATTGAACGCGCCAAGGGTTTGGTAACGGGTGTACGCGAAATCCGCAACAACAACGGTTTGAAGCAAAAAGAACTGCTCAAGGTTTTTGCCCAGGAAACCCCCAGCAGCCGCGAATTGTTGGTGATGGAGGGCTTGCTGCCCATGGTGGTAAAAATGGCCAGCCTGGAGTTTTTACAAATCACCAGCGCCGAAATCAGCAACGGGGTTGCTTTCCTGGTAGGGAATGAAAAATTCTACGTGGAACTGGAACAGGCCATCGATGTAGAGGAAGAACGCAAACGCCTGCAAAAGGAACTGGAGTACTATCAGGGCTTTGTAAAATCGGTACAAAACAAGCTGAGCAATGAAAAATTTGTCAGCGGTGCTCCGGCAGAGGTCGTGAACAAGGAGAAGCAGAAGCTGGCCGACGGAGAAATGAAGATGAAGAATTTGGCGGAAGAGTTGGGGAAGTTGGGGTAG
- the lysA gene encoding diaminopimelate decarboxylase — MKFENGHYLLSGGINPLKLVEKYGSPLYVYEAETIERQYQRLKAAFQVEKLKISYACKALTNISILKFIKQLGSTIDCVSIQEVQMALRAGFAPVDVLYTPSGVHFSEIEEAVALGVRINLDNIPAIEKFGEIYPHIPICVRINPHIMAGGNLKTSVGHIDSKFGISYQQMPLVQGILETTGMKLEGLHMHTGSDILNPDAFIAGADVMLNLAKDYPDLDYIDFGSGFKVPYKPNDLETNIEELGEKLSAKFNTFCQEYGRAITMVFEPGKFLVSEAGSFLVTVNVVKHGVTTVFAGVDSGLNHLIRPMFYDAYHRISNLSNPEGKTQTYNVVGYICETDTFATKREIPEIAPGDVLCMHNAGAYCYSMASNYNSRLRPAEVLIYQGKDFLIRERETIEDLFKHQIDVF, encoded by the coding sequence ATGAAATTTGAAAACGGCCACTACCTGCTCAGCGGGGGCATCAATCCACTCAAGCTGGTAGAAAAATACGGCTCACCGCTCTACGTATACGAAGCCGAAACTATTGAGCGCCAATACCAACGCCTCAAGGCAGCTTTTCAAGTCGAAAAACTCAAAATCAGTTACGCCTGCAAGGCATTGACCAATATTTCCATTCTGAAGTTCATCAAACAGCTGGGGAGCACTATTGATTGTGTGTCCATTCAGGAAGTGCAAATGGCGCTGCGGGCAGGATTCGCCCCCGTGGATGTCTTGTACACCCCCAGTGGCGTACATTTTTCCGAAATTGAAGAGGCGGTAGCCCTAGGTGTACGCATCAATCTGGACAACATTCCCGCGATTGAAAAATTCGGTGAAATTTATCCACACATCCCCATTTGTGTACGCATCAACCCGCACATCATGGCGGGGGGCAACCTCAAAACTTCGGTGGGCCACATCGATTCCAAGTTTGGGATTTCCTATCAGCAAATGCCCCTGGTACAAGGTATCCTGGAAACGACAGGCATGAAACTCGAAGGTTTGCACATGCACACGGGTTCAGACATCCTCAATCCCGATGCCTTTATCGCCGGCGCCGACGTGATGCTGAATCTGGCCAAAGATTATCCCGATCTGGATTACATCGATTTTGGCAGCGGGTTTAAAGTTCCTTATAAGCCCAACGATCTGGAAACCAACATCGAAGAATTGGGAGAAAAACTATCGGCCAAATTCAATACATTTTGCCAGGAATACGGAAGGGCCATCACCATGGTTTTTGAACCCGGCAAGTTTTTGGTCAGCGAAGCGGGTTCCTTTTTGGTCACGGTGAATGTGGTCAAACACGGTGTCACGACCGTGTTTGCTGGTGTAGATTCGGGCCTGAACCACCTGATTCGCCCGATGTTTTATGATGCCTATCACCGCATCAGCAACTTATCCAACCCTGAAGGCAAAACCCAGACTTACAACGTGGTGGGCTACATCTGCGAAACGGATACCTTTGCCACCAAACGTGAGATTCCGGAGATTGCCCCCGGAGACGTGCTTTGTATGCACAATGCTGGTGCTTACTGTTACTCCATGGCCTCCAACTACAATTCACGCCTGCGTCCCGCCGAAGTGTTGATTTATCAGGGAAAAGATTTCCTGATTCGGGAACGCGAAACGATAGAAGACTTGTTTAAGCATCAGATTGATGTGTTTTAA